The stretch of DNA AAGAAGCTCTGATACCTGTGAAACTCTTACCTTGTACTTTCAATTTTATCTTCTTTCTACTTCTGACACATGAATTCATTTCCCACTGACATCATTGTTTGGTTGCTCATAATTTTTTTCACCTGATTTGATCCTTGTGCAGTTCCAACTCAGTACCCTGCTGGTCTTGGCATGATAAACTGCGTAAGAAACGAGTGTGCTCCCATTGATAGTCGCCCTAGCAAAAGAGTTAGGGAAGAAGAAACTGTATATGTGCAGCAGAAGCTTGACATGTCTGCAAATACCAACCTTCACCTCAACAAACCTGGCCATAGTGGACTCCTTTTAAACCCCAAACCCGTATCGCCCGGGCTCAGACTTTCAAGTGAGAAAGAAGAGCGTAGCTCCTCTGTTACTTCAACCAGTGAGAATCTGACAAATGCTTACCCGTTTACTCTTTCTCTGGGTAATACTGTTAAAATTGAGATAGACCGACAGATGGAAGAACTCGGGCAGTATATCAAGCTTCAGGTATGTCGAAAATTTTCAGCATTCCAACTCTATCTAGTCATCACTACTAAATGAGGCTTATTCAAGTATCTTTctgagtctctctctctctcactctccttATGTGAGTAGGAAGAGAACATCCTGAAGGGTGGAAGAGAGATAAACGAAAGGCACACGATGTCTTTGCTGAATGCATTAGAGAAAGGAGTGAGCAAGAAACTATACGAGAAGGATATCGAAATAGAGAGAATTAACCACAAGAACAAGGAGTTGGAGGACAGAATAAAGCAGGTGGCCATGGAAGCTCAATCGTGGCACTATAAGGCAAAGTACAACGAGTCAGTGGCCAATGCGTTGAAAAGCAATATTCAGCAGCTCCTGGCACAAGGCATCGCCCACGGTCACGAAGGGTTCGGGGACAGTGAGGTAGACGACGCACTGTCTTCCTTAAAGCAAACCCCCGGCATGATCAGTAGCTCGGAGAATCCGGATCACCTTGGCCATCGGCTAAAATGCAGATGTTGCAAGAAGAAGCAGGTTTCGATCTTACTGTTTCCTTGCAGACACCTGTGCCTGTGTGCGGAATGCGAaggatttgttgatgtttgCCCCATCTGTCAGGTGATGAAGACTGCTAGCTTCCCTGTAAACTTGTAAATGGTGAAGATGTAGAGCACTAGCACCTCATCAccactctctctccctctcatatCAAGAATTGTTTATATATGGATCATGAAATTGAATATGGTGGAGTCGTGGCCATGTGGAATTCATTTTTCCTTCTCTTGGTGTCATGAAAATCCAACTTTTGTTCAGTGGAGTGAGTAAATGCTTATATTTCATGAAAGAGCTTTTTCAGTGAATTCTTCCtagtttaaaataatttctgTACTTCGATAAATTCAATATGCCAATGTATTATagtattacatattttttttatccttttttttaatatcagtTCATCATTGAAGCCATatcctcaaaaaagaaaaataaaatagttcaTTGAAGCCATCAATTACATGAATATActtaatttctttaaaaaacATGTATAAAAATTTTAAGTGTTTTTGTTTGTCGACGCTGAGAGTGATTAAATTCTTTAAACTCTTTCATCTATATTTGGATAATCACCctgaattataatataaaatcatAAACATGGAATCTTTTTCTTGGGAAGAAACCACTAACAAAGAAATACAATGTAGAACACATTGACGTGTTTGTCTTGAGTTGGAGTATTACCGTTCACTTATATAAATGTGAATTATATAAATCAACATAGTGTGGATAACGAGAGTTTGATACAAAGTGTGCTTTTTCATTGGGAAAAAAGAGGTATAAGACAATGGGCAATTATTGATTCCTTAATCTCTTCTTTTCTAGCCTATGATATTTTTTTcttgtatatatacacaaatacaaaattaaatttcattttcGTGCTATGATCTATTGCCCCCCAAATGATCAGGCTTCATTACATTTAAAAACCGCAGATTAGGTTTAAATTAATGCCATATAAAAAaccttattttaatatattactcAATTAAGTAATGAAAGGGCAATTTAGTAAAActgtttataattaatatattttaatttttgtggtCACAATTAACTTTTAGTTAAGTAAATtggttattttaatttttgcctCTAAAACTATTTATGGCGAGTTATGCCCTAGTGAGCTAAATTTTAGTATAAAATAGACTAatttaaaaaactaaaataaaaatactattgCTCAATGCTCAGTTTTGTACAGACTATTTAGGGGtgtaaaatcgggtacccgcgggtaccctacccgcaaaatGCGGGTACCTGTGGGACGAAAATTGCCGAAAACCgcaccctcacccgaccctcttccccgatgcgggtacccgaatacccgcagcggatacccgctgcgggtatgagggtaccctcacagtctcgcaattttttttaaaattgtaattttgcgggtttttggtTCCGCTGGAGGGTTTTTCGTCCCGcgagagggtattttgtcccgcatttcacaaaaaaaattgaaaatatcatttttatttcatcgattatccataaaacctgtgacgaataaaattcctaatgttattaaataaatttatttaattttatttttaaattttggtaaattggtttaattcctaatattattaaataaaattggtttaattcttaatatttattggtttaattcctaatattattaaataaaattcctaatattattggtttaattcctaatatttattgatttaattcctaatatttattggtttaattcctaatattattaaataaaattcctaatatttattggtttaattcctaatattattggtttaattcctaatatttattggtttaattcctaataaaattggtttaattcctaatatttaattttggttaattggtttaattcctaatattattaaataaaattatttaattttattttttaaatatttattgcgggtatgcgggtacccgcgggtaccctctACCCACGATTTTTGAGAATTTGATACCCTACCCTCCTCTTCGAatttgcgggtatcgggacgagtgagggtatacccgatacccgcaacccgaaTTTACAGCCCTACTCAGTATGCTTGTCACGGAGGACTTAAGTGAGTATTTCATTTTGGGGAAGTGTAGTTGGGCAGGAAAATGAACATTTTATATTTagtcaagttttttttttttttgaagctaaTATTTAGTCACgattttatttctatatttatatattatactccatccatctcacaaaaatatgaataaagagaaatgcacaagttttaagaaatgttagttgagagttaaagcaagtggaaaatgggtcccactttaaaaggtgttgggggagtaatgaattaattaaagaaaagtagtggtggaccatgatgtactaaaatggaaagg from Salvia miltiorrhiza cultivar Shanhuang (shh) unplaced genomic scaffold, IMPLAD_Smil_shh original_scaffold_358, whole genome shotgun sequence encodes:
- the LOC131004233 gene encoding probable BOI-related E3 ubiquitin-protein ligase 2, with the protein product MLGGNFHGVVEGNRSQYNKTVSPQLQLIGHVPTQYPAGLGMINCVRNECAPIDSRPSKRVREEETVYVQQKLDMSANTNLHLNKPGHSGLLLNPKPVSPGLRLSSEKEERSSSVTSTSENLTNAYPFTLSLGNTVKIEIDRQMEELGQYIKLQEENILKGGREINERHTMSLLNALEKGVSKKLYEKDIEIERINHKNKELEDRIKQVAMEAQSWHYKAKYNESVANALKSNIQQLLAQGIAHGHEGFGDSEVDDALSSLKQTPGMISSSENPDHLGHRLKCRCCKKKQVSILLFPCRHLCLCAECEGFVDVCPICQVMKTASFPVNL